CAGCGCCAGGGTCGGCTCCTCGTAGCGGCGGAAGTCGAAGAGCACGAAGAGATCCCGCTTGCCGACGTCGACCAGCATGTCGGTGCGCTCCACCGGGCTGGACGGGAGCAGCCGGCTGCCGCCGCGTACCTGCATCAGGTGCAGCACCAGGTAGTGGGCGAGCAGCCCGGAGAACCGGCCGCCGGCCGCGGTGACCCGGAACTGCTGGTCGGCCAGGAGGCGTACGGCGGCGTCCAGCTCGCCCTGCGGCAGCTCGGCGAGGGTGCCGGCGACCGCCTCAGGGAGGGTGGCCACCGCCCGGGACAGGGCCCCCTCGGGCGGTGCGCCGCTCCGCTCGGTCGCCCGGTACGCGCTCAGCGGCGAGGTCTCCCGCTCGGCCAGCTCGTCGCGGAGTGCCCGCTGGAACTCCGGGTAGCCGCCGAAGCCGAGCCGGGCCAGGAAGCGCAGCACGGTCGGCGCGCTCACCTCGGCCCGCTCGGCGAGGGCGGCGACGGTGCCCAGCCCGGCGGCCGGATAGGAGGCGAGCAGCGCGCGGGCCACCCGGCGCTCGGCCGGGCTGCACTCGCCGAGCCGCTGCCGGATCAGCGCGGCGACACCCACCGCATGGGCCTCGCCCGGCTCGGACACAGGATCGGTCTTCGACACGCGCCGAGCCTAACCGCCCTCGCCTCCGCCCCCGACGACGGCGGATTCACGGAAAGAGTGGCCATCCGCCGGGGAATGGACACTCTTTCCGTGAACGTGCGGGGCGATCAGGACCTGGAGAGGGTGCAGGCGTAGTCGTCGGGGCCGGAGGCGGAGTACGCCTCCAGGTCGAGGTAGTAGGTGGCTGAGCCGGAGGCGGTGCGGGTCAGGGTGACCGACTCGTCGGCGCCGGCACCGTTGTTCACCGAGCGGGTCAGCGTGCTCCCGGTCGAGCTGAGCAGATAGAGGTCGGCGTCGTACGCGGCCGGGACGGCGCAGTTCGCGGTGAGCGTCTGTCCACTGCCGAGGGTGAGTGCGAAGTAGTCGCGGTCGGTGCTGCTCTTCATGTCCCCGGTCACCGTCGCCGGATAGGTCAGCCCGGAGATGTCGTTGGCGGCGGTCCGGGAGTCGTTCGGCTCCACCTCGGCATAGCTGGAGCCACCCGAGGGCGGCGGCGGGGGCGTCGTGCAGTCGGTCACCGGGGTGCCGCTGTAGAGGCTGCCGTCCGGCACGCCGGCCCGGACGCTCTTCAGGTAGTAGCCGCAGGTGGGGCGGTTGGCGAAGTCGTACGTCTGGCCGCTGGTGAGCTTCCAGATCTTGAAGTTCGAGTAGGTCAGCGGCTGGCCGGCGACGGCCACCTCGGGCTGGTGGTCACCGAGCACGACGTACGCGCTCGGCCCACTCAGGGTGCCCAGCCCGTTCCGGTCGATGTAGAACGAGGCGCCCTCCTCGATCCCCACGCCCCACGCCTTGCCCCCGGTGACCAGCCCGTCCTTGACCGCCCGGGCCACGAACGCCATCGTCCGGCCCATCCGGTCCCGGGTGACGAAGTGCGAGTCGTTGATCGTGTTGGCGTAGTTGGGCCAGCGGAACATGCCGGTGGTGAAGGTGACCGACCGGTCGTACGGGTCGGCCAGCGCGATCGCCGAGGTGGTGCTGGAAGTGCAGGCGTCGTACACGACGTCGCTGTTGACGTGCAGCCCGGCACTGCCGCCGCCGACGCCGCCGCCCTTGGCGACCACCGACTCCACCGACGCCTCCAGCGCGGTACCCTTCCAGGCCACGTAGTTGCACTGGTTGCCACCGGCGAAGTAGACGAACTCGGCGTTGCGGATGTCGGTGTTGACCTGGGCGTCGTTGCCGTCGCGGGCGGCGGTCAGGGTCAGTGTGGTGCAGGAGTTGACCCCGGTCAGGCCGGTGATCAGGTCGCACTCCGGGGTGGTGTTGCCGGAGCCGGCGACGACCACCACGTCGATCGACCCGGTGCCGCCGCGGATGGCGTTGATCGCCTGGGTCATGGTCGCGGCGATGATCCCGCCGGAGCCGTTCATCGTGTACGCCGGGCCGGACCAGGCGGTCCGGCTGACGTCGGCTGCGCTGCCCTGCCGGATGCGGGTGACCTGGGCGTGGGCGGCGGTCACCCCGATCGGGGCGACGGTGAGCAGGGCGGCGGCGGCCGCCACCAGGGACAGCCGGCGCGGGTTGCGGGAAGGGGACATGGGCACCTCCGAGGGGCCACGGATCGATGAAACAGAAGTTACATCGATTAACTTCCACGCTCAATACGTAATCCCTGTTACAGATCGGTGACGAACAGCGCGCAGCGGAAAGCGCCCTCCCGCCCCGGATACGGGCGGGAGGGCGCCACCGACCGGATCAGCGGGTGAGGATCCGGGCGAGCACCTCGTGAACGTGGGTGTTCGGGTGCTTGCCGGTGAACTGCTCGGCCAGCGGGCCGTAGGCGGTGACGGGCACGTCGACGCCGGTGTGGCCGCTGGTGGTCCAGTCCAGGTTGAAGCTCAGGTTGCTCCCCTTGATCGGGAACGGGCCGTCCTCGGCCGAGATGCCGTCGCCGGACTCGTCGGCGGTGCCGGTGTCCTCGACGGTCAGGCCGCCGCACTCGTGGTCACCGGTCACCACGACCAGCGTGTCCGGGTGGGTGGCCGCGTAGTTGCGGGCCACCGCGACGGCCTTCTCCAGCTCAGCGAGAGCCTGGAGCATCCGGGTGCCGTTGTTCTCGTGGGCGAACTCGTCCACCCCCTCCTCCTCGACGAAGAGAAAGAAGCCCTTCTTGTTCTTCGACAGCGTCGAGAGCGCCTTGGCGGTCATCGTCGCCAGGCTGGCCGGCGGGTTGTAGAGGTCGCCCTCACCCTCGCGGCGCTGCTGGAACAGCTCCTCGTTGGCGAAGAGGCCGAGCAGCTTGCCACCCTTGGCGGCGTCGAGCTGCTCGGCGGTGGAGACGTACTGGTAGCCCTTGGCCTTCGCCTCGGTGATCAGGTCTCCCCTGGTGCCCTTGCTCGCCTCGGCCGGGTCCTCGGCCGGCCGGTCCGGGTACGCCCCGGCGGTGCCCGCCGGCAGCCACCAGTCCTCGCCGCCACCCAGGATGACGTCCGGCCTGGTGACCTCCAGGTACTGCCGGGCGATCTCGTCCTGCGCCGAGCGGTTGGCCGTGTTGGCGAAGAACGCCGCCGGGCTGGCGTCGGTGACCTGGGCGGTGGTCACCAGGCCGGTGGCCTTGCCGGCCGCCTTCGCCTGCGCGCCGAGGGTGGGCAGCGGGTTGCCGTCGGTGTCGACGCTGATCGCGCCGTTGTACGTCTTCTCGCCGGTCGCCCACGCCGTGGCCGCGGCGGCGGAGTCGGTGACCGGGGTCTTCGGGTCGTGCGGGCTGGTGGTGAGCTGGCCGGAGACCGGCAGCTTGTCCATGGTGAGCTGGCCGTCGAGGCCGGCGAGATAAAGGCGGGCAGCCTCGCGCTGGGCGGCGGCCATCCCGTCACCGTTGATGAAGATGACGTTGCGGGCCCGCGCCTTGCCCGACCCGGCGGTGGCCTGGGTGACGGGGTTGACCAGGCTCAGCCCGGCGGCGGCGACCGCCCCGGCGATCACCGGGGCCAGGAGCCGGCTGCTGCGGAGATTCACGCGTTTCCTCCTGTGGATGGGACGCTTCGCGCACCAGGCAACAGGAGGCGGCGGCCCAACCGCTGACCGCGAGGTTAACCGGGGGCGACGGTTGTCGGGACGTTTGTCGCCCCGGGCAACCGCCCGCCGGGTGCCGGGCCCCCCGGGAACGGGGAGCCCGGCGTGCCGTCAGGCGGGGCCGATGCCGATCACCACGTCGGTGAACGTGGTCGACTCCCCCGCCCGGTACGCGGCGAAGCCGTACCCCCGGGTCAGCCGGGCCGCCCACTGCGGGTCCTTCTCGTACGACGTGCCGCCGACCGACGCGCAGCCGGCCTGCCCGGCCAGCCCCTCGGCGAGACCGACCAGCGCGTAGTTGTAGAACACGTCGTCCGACGCGGGCACCGTGCACGGTCCGTCCACGGCGGTCACCGGCGCCTTGCCGGCGGCGACGACCACCCGCCATCCGTTGGCCCGGTAGGCGTCCCCGGCGGTGAGCCGGCTCCACCGCACGCCCTCGATGCCCCAGACGCCGCCGGTGTCGGTCACCCGGGCCCGGCGCAGGTCGAGCACGCTGACCCCGCGCTGGCCGAGCACCCGCAGCGACTCGCTGCGACCGCCGACCCCGGTCACCTCCAGCGCGGTGTTCTCGTCCAGGCCGAAGACGCGCGGGTGGTGGGTGTCCGAGGCGAGCCGGATCGACCGGGCCTCCCGACCCCGGCGGGAGAAGTGGGTGTCCAGCAGACCGGCGGTGAAGAAGCCGAAGCCACCCTTGGGCAGATAGCCGAGCACGTCCGCGTCGTCGAAGTAGCCCGGCTTCGCGCCGTCGCGCAGACCCGGCTCGGTGGAACCACCGGTGATCATGTCCCGGCCGGCCATGATCTGGGCGCCCGCGCTGGTGCCCGCGACGACCGCGCCGCCGCGCAGCTTCCGCCGCACCGCGGCCAGCGCCGCCGAGTCCCGCTGGGCCGTACCCCGGGTCATCGTGGTGACGTACCGGTACTGGTCGCCGCCGCCGAAGAAGAAGCCGCTCATCGAGTTGATCTGCGCGACGACCTTCGGGTCCTCGGCGGCACCCGGGTGGTCCAGGTCGATCGGGATCCACTGCGCGTCCGCCACCCCGTAGGAGGCGAAGAGCTTCGCATAGAAGTCGCCGTTGCAGACGCTGTTGTTGCAGTCCGCGGTGCCGGCGTCCGGGTCCTCGGCGGGGACCGGGGCACCGGCGGTGAAGATGCCGATCCGGGCCTTTCCGGGCCCACCGGCGAGCCGGACGATGTCGTCGTAGACCTCGGCGTTGTCGTCGGCGAGGGCACCGCCGACCAGCACCAGGCTGCCACCGGCGCGGTGGTGGGAGGGGGTGGCCGAGGCCGGCGCGGCGGCGATCGGCACGCTCAGCGCGACCGCCGTACAGGCGCCGACCCCGAGGGTCAGCAGGCGGTTCAAGGGCATGACTGCTCCTCACTGGAGACCGTGAGGGCGGGCCGGGGAGAGCGTACGACACCGGGGCGGCGGCGACAACGGTCCGCGTGGTTCACCCGTCGACTGCGGGGTACTGCCCTCGATGAGCCGATCCGACCGCACCGGTAAGGGGCACAGATGAGCCACACGCAGAGCACGGGTCAGGACGTCGTCGACGTCCTGATGGCCGACCACCGAGAGGTCGAGTCGATCTTCGTCGAGCTGGAGAGCCGGCAGGGCACCTCCGAGCACCGCCGGCAGCTCGCCGACGTGGTGATCGCCGAGCTGGTCCGCCACTCGGTCGCCGAGGAGGCGTACGTCTATCCGACCGCCCGCAAGACGCTGCCGGACGGCGACCAGATCGCCGACCACGAGCTCACCGAGCACGCCGACGCCGAGCGGACCATGAAGGAGCTGGAGTCCCTCGACCCCTCCGAGCCCCGCTTCGACGAGCTGCTCAGCCACCTGACCGCCACCATCCGCCACCACGTCAAGGACGAGGAGAACGGCCTCTTCCCCCGGCTGCGCGCGGCGGTCGCCGCCGAGGAGCTGGTGGAGCTGGCCGGCAAGGTGCAGAAGGCCAAGAAGGCCGCACCGACCCGGCCGCACCCGGCCGCCCCGGACCACCCGCCGGCGAACAAGATGCTCGCCCCCGGCACCGGTCTGGTGGACCGGATGCGGGACGCCCTCAGCGGCCGACCCACCACGATGGAGGAGCTGCGCGCCAAGCAGTCCTGACCCGTACGACCTCCGCCGGCCACGCCCCCGCCCGGGGCGTGGCCGGCGTCGGATCAGGGGGTCGGCGGGTGCTGGTCGAGCGGGCGCGCGAAGAAGGTCTCCAGCACCACCCGGTCTGCGGCTGGTGCGCCTCACCCCTCCGGTGCGATGCGCAGACCCTCCACGTCGGAGACCACGACCGCCTCCATCGGGCAGGAGTCGGCGGCGTCGAGCACCGCGTCGGCCGGGGCGACCTGCTCCTCGACCGGCCGCGACAGGCCGTCCACCAGGACGAAGTGCCGTGGCGCGACACCCGCGCAGATCCCCGACCCGATGCACCGGGTCGGATCCACGTGCAGTCGCCACTGCGGGTCGATCGGCTCCACCGCGCTCACCACCCCACCGGCATGGCGACCAGACCCCGCACCAGCAGGCCGCTCTTCCAGGTCAGCTCCGACTCGGGCACGGCCAGGTGCAGCCCCGGCGTACGGGCGAGCAGGGTCTCCAGCACGACCCGCAGCTCCATCCGGGCCAACTGGGCACCCACGCAGTGGTGCACGCCGTGCCCGAAGCCGACGTGCGGGTTGACCTCCCGGCCCAGGTCGAGCCGGTCGGCGTCGGGGAAGACCTGCTCGTCCCGGTTGGCCGACGCGATGGAGACCACCACCGGCTCACCGGCGCGGACCAGCACCCCACCCAGCTCGACGTCCTCCAGCGCGTACCGGGGGAAGGCGGCGGACGCGCCGAGCGGGATGAAGCGCATCAGCTCCTCGACCGCGGTGGGCACCAGCTCCGGCTCGGCACGCAGCCGGTCCCAGGCGCCGGGGGTGGTCAGCAGGACGTACACCATGTTGGGGATCTGGGTGACGGTGGTCTCGTGGCCGGCGGCGAGCAGCCCGGCCGCGAGGGTCACCACCTCCTCCTCGGTGAGCCGGTCGGCGTCCTCGTCACGGGCCCGGACCATCGCGGTGAGCAGGTCGTCGGCCGGCTCCTCCCGCCGCCGCGCGATCAACCCCGCCATGTACGCCAGCAGGTTGTCGACGTACTGCTGGGCCAGCTCGGGCGCCAGCGAGGTGGTCGAGACGATCGCCTCGGACCAGGTGTGGAACCTGTCCTGATCGGACACCGGCACCCCGAGCAGGTCGCAGATCACCCGGATGGGCAGCGGGGTGGCCAGGTGCGCCACCAGGTCGGCCGGGGGGCCGGCGGCGAGCAGACCGTCGACCAGCTCGTCGGCCACCGCCCGGGTCCGGGGACGCAGCTCGTCGACCCGACGGGCGGTGAACGCCTTCGCCACCAGCCGGCGCAGCCGGGTGTGGTCCGGCGGGTCCATCGCCAGGATGCCGGTCTCCTGCTGCCGGGGCGTGTTGCGCGGCTCGTCCCGGCCCACCGCCGCGGCCCGACTGAACCGGGGGTCGCCGAGCACCGTGCGCACGTCGGCGTGGCGGGTGGCGAGCCAGGCCGGTTCGCCGTACGGCAGTTGGACCCGGGTGAGGGGCTGCTCCCGGCGCAGGCGCGCGTAACGCGGATCCAACTCCAGACGGTCGGGAGTGCTGAACGGATAACGCTGCGGGATGGTCGCCTGGGATGTGTCGGTCACCGGCTGGCTCGCTCTCGTCCACGGCACCGCCGCGCGGTGCGGGTCGACTCCGCACGACCCGACAGCGAGTCATGCCCCGAGTACGGATGGTAGCGAGAACGGTCGATGGAGGCCAGGGTCCATCCGGGTTCCGGTGCCCGGACACACCGCTCCCGGGCCACCCGTCGGGTGACCCGGGAGCGCGGTGCTGTCAGCGGGGGTCGGTGTCGCCCTGACCCGTCCGCTGCTGCGCCATGTCGACGCCCTTATCGATCTGCTTGTCGTACTTGCCGCCGGTGCGCTGGTCGGCCATGTCGCCGGCCTTGTCCAGCCCCTGGTCGACCTGCTTGTCGTGGTCGTCCGCGAAGTCCTTGGCCTTGTCCATGAAGTCACCCATGTCGCTTCTCCCTTCGTTACCTTTCTGCCTTCCCCCAGCCGGAAGGGACAAACGTTCCGGCGGGCACGACAGGGGGTGTCGGACTCCGGCCGGACGGGTACCGAGCGGCCACGATCGAGGAGGTCGACGTGGGCGAGGACGGTGGCGGGCGGACGCCCGTGGTGGCGACGGGACGGACCGCGACGGCGGGACCCCGGCAGACGTG
This genomic interval from Micromonospora sp. CCTCC AA 2012012 contains the following:
- a CDS encoding MurR/RpiR family transcriptional regulator, which codes for MSKTDPVSEPGEAHAVGVAALIRQRLGECSPAERRVARALLASYPAAGLGTVAALAERAEVSAPTVLRFLARLGFGGYPEFQRALRDELAERETSPLSAYRATERSGAPPEGALSRAVATLPEAVAGTLAELPQGELDAAVRLLADQQFRVTAAGGRFSGLLAHYLVLHLMQVRGGSRLLPSSPVERTDMLVDVGKRDLFVLFDFRRYEEPTLALAREVTSRGAKVVLCTDRWLSPVAGLAEVVLPGRVDSPSPYDSFVPALALVETVVAALIDRLGPVAGARLKAMEAAQQAFGAA
- a CDS encoding alkaline phosphatase: MNLRSSRLLAPVIAGAVAAAGLSLVNPVTQATAGSGKARARNVIFINGDGMAAAQREAARLYLAGLDGQLTMDKLPVSGQLTTSPHDPKTPVTDSAAAATAWATGEKTYNGAISVDTDGNPLPTLGAQAKAAGKATGLVTTAQVTDASPAAFFANTANRSAQDEIARQYLEVTRPDVILGGGEDWWLPAGTAGAYPDRPAEDPAEASKGTRGDLITEAKAKGYQYVSTAEQLDAAKGGKLLGLFANEELFQQRREGEGDLYNPPASLATMTAKALSTLSKNKKGFFLFVEEEGVDEFAHENNGTRMLQALAELEKAVAVARNYAATHPDTLVVVTGDHECGGLTVEDTGTADESGDGISAEDGPFPIKGSNLSFNLDWTTSGHTGVDVPVTAYGPLAEQFTGKHPNTHVHEVLARILTR
- a CDS encoding cyanophycinase is translated as MPLNRLLTLGVGACTAVALSVPIAAAPASATPSHHRAGGSLVLVGGALADDNAEVYDDIVRLAGGPGKARIGIFTAGAPVPAEDPDAGTADCNNSVCNGDFYAKLFASYGVADAQWIPIDLDHPGAAEDPKVVAQINSMSGFFFGGGDQYRYVTTMTRGTAQRDSAALAAVRRKLRGGAVVAGTSAGAQIMAGRDMITGGSTEPGLRDGAKPGYFDDADVLGYLPKGGFGFFTAGLLDTHFSRRGREARSIRLASDTHHPRVFGLDENTALEVTGVGGRSESLRVLGQRGVSVLDLRRARVTDTGGVWGIEGVRWSRLTAGDAYRANGWRVVVAAGKAPVTAVDGPCTVPASDDVFYNYALVGLAEGLAGQAGCASVGGTSYEKDPQWAARLTRGYGFAAYRAGESTTFTDVVIGIGPA
- a CDS encoding hemerythrin domain-containing protein; the protein is MSHTQSTGQDVVDVLMADHREVESIFVELESRQGTSEHRRQLADVVIAELVRHSVAEEAYVYPTARKTLPDGDQIADHELTEHADAERTMKELESLDPSEPRFDELLSHLTATIRHHVKDEENGLFPRLRAAVAAEELVELAGKVQKAKKAAPTRPHPAAPDHPPANKMLAPGTGLVDRMRDALSGRPTTMEELRAKQS
- a CDS encoding ferredoxin; translation: MSAVEPIDPQWRLHVDPTRCIGSGICAGVAPRHFVLVDGLSRPVEEQVAPADAVLDAADSCPMEAVVVSDVEGLRIAPEG
- a CDS encoding cytochrome P450, translated to MTDTSQATIPQRYPFSTPDRLELDPRYARLRREQPLTRVQLPYGEPAWLATRHADVRTVLGDPRFSRAAAVGRDEPRNTPRQQETGILAMDPPDHTRLRRLVAKAFTARRVDELRPRTRAVADELVDGLLAAGPPADLVAHLATPLPIRVICDLLGVPVSDQDRFHTWSEAIVSTTSLAPELAQQYVDNLLAYMAGLIARRREEPADDLLTAMVRARDEDADRLTEEEVVTLAAGLLAAGHETTVTQIPNMVYVLLTTPGAWDRLRAEPELVPTAVEELMRFIPLGASAAFPRYALEDVELGGVLVRAGEPVVVSIASANRDEQVFPDADRLDLGREVNPHVGFGHGVHHCVGAQLARMELRVVLETLLARTPGLHLAVPESELTWKSGLLVRGLVAMPVGW
- a CDS encoding antitoxin, which gives rise to MGDFMDKAKDFADDHDKQVDQGLDKAGDMADQRTGGKYDKQIDKGVDMAQQRTGQGDTDPR